From the Paraburkholderia sp. PREW-6R genome, one window contains:
- a CDS encoding lysozyme inhibitor LprI family protein → MRRLLGALAVALIVLSPVAHAEVAAADPIDASMRTCLARSDMSSTMGQVQCMDNARIGWNSALDSAWQQLETKLPPARRKAWQKSQMAWRASREAEKQLLAAVFATTRGSMYVLAEADMQLQPVRDRALALRNAVTQTDGGPPRHVRACTSDAQCEHAMFDLNRYYHRLQSKMPARSRPTLVRAQRAWSAYLNATAPLVDERGRVDIIGARVATLKRLSETVGND, encoded by the coding sequence ATGCGGCGCTTGCTGGGAGCGCTGGCGGTGGCGCTTATCGTGCTGTCGCCGGTTGCGCACGCCGAGGTAGCGGCCGCCGATCCGATCGACGCGTCGATGCGCACGTGTCTTGCGCGCAGCGACATGTCATCGACGATGGGACAGGTGCAGTGCATGGACAACGCGCGAATCGGCTGGAACAGCGCGTTGGATAGCGCGTGGCAGCAGTTGGAGACGAAGTTGCCGCCCGCGCGCCGCAAGGCGTGGCAGAAGAGCCAGATGGCGTGGCGTGCGTCACGCGAAGCCGAGAAGCAGTTGCTGGCCGCCGTGTTCGCCACCACGCGCGGTTCCATGTACGTGCTCGCCGAAGCCGATATGCAATTGCAACCGGTGCGCGACCGCGCGCTGGCTTTGCGCAATGCGGTGACGCAAACGGACGGCGGTCCGCCGCGCCACGTGCGTGCCTGCACGTCAGACGCGCAATGCGAACATGCGATGTTCGATCTGAACCGCTATTACCACCGCCTGCAGTCGAAAATGCCTGCGCGCTCGCGGCCCACGCTCGTGCGGGCGCAGCGAGCGTGGAGTGCATATCTGAACGCCACGGCGCCGCTCGTGGACGAGCGTGGACGCGTCGACATCATTGGCGCGCGGGTGGCGACGCTCAAGCGTTTGTCGGAGACGGTCGGCAACGATTGA
- the apbC gene encoding iron-sulfur cluster carrier protein ApbC has translation MSIDRALVDAAVAAVTDPNTARPYAAAKNIRNVTVEGDTVAVQVVLGYPAMRQFESIRAQFADALRGVPGVARASIAVSQQIAAHTVQRGVKLLPNVKNIVAVASGKGGVGKSTTAVNLALALASEGASVGILDADIYGPSLPMMLGITGRPESPDEKSMNPMSGHGVQANSIGFLIEQDNPMVWRGPMATSALEQLLRQTNWHDLDYLIVDMPPGTGDIQLTLSQRVPVTGAVIVTTPQDIALLDAKKGLKMFEKVGIPILGIVENMAMHICSNCGHEEHIFGAGGGERMAQEYGVEALGSLPLDISIREQADSGKPTVVADPEGRVAGIYRSIARKVAIRIAERARDMTSKFPSIVVQNT, from the coding sequence ATGAGTATCGATCGGGCTTTGGTCGACGCCGCTGTTGCGGCCGTCACTGACCCCAACACCGCGCGGCCATACGCCGCTGCGAAGAACATCAGAAACGTGACCGTCGAGGGTGACACGGTTGCTGTGCAAGTGGTACTTGGCTATCCGGCCATGCGACAGTTCGAGTCGATCCGCGCGCAGTTCGCCGACGCGCTGCGCGGCGTGCCGGGCGTGGCCCGTGCAAGCATCGCAGTTTCCCAGCAGATCGCGGCGCACACGGTCCAGCGTGGCGTCAAATTGTTGCCGAACGTTAAAAATATCGTCGCCGTCGCGTCGGGCAAGGGCGGGGTCGGCAAGAGCACGACGGCCGTCAACCTGGCGCTCGCGCTGGCGAGCGAAGGCGCGTCGGTCGGGATTCTGGACGCCGACATTTACGGCCCGTCGCTGCCCATGATGCTGGGCATCACAGGCCGCCCCGAGTCGCCCGACGAAAAGTCGATGAATCCGATGAGCGGCCACGGCGTGCAGGCCAACTCGATCGGCTTTCTGATCGAGCAGGACAATCCGATGGTGTGGCGCGGGCCGATGGCCACGTCGGCGCTCGAACAACTGCTGCGGCAGACCAACTGGCACGACCTCGACTATCTGATCGTCGACATGCCGCCGGGCACCGGCGATATCCAGCTCACGCTGTCGCAACGTGTGCCCGTGACGGGCGCCGTGATCGTCACCACGCCGCAGGACATCGCGCTGCTCGACGCGAAGAAGGGCCTCAAGATGTTCGAGAAGGTCGGCATTCCGATTCTCGGCATCGTCGAGAACATGGCTATGCATATCTGCTCGAACTGCGGGCATGAAGAGCATATTTTCGGCGCGGGCGGCGGCGAGCGGATGGCGCAGGAGTACGGCGTGGAAGCGCTCGGCAGCCTGCCGCTCGACATTTCGATCCGCGAGCAGGCGGATTCCGGCAAGCCCACGGTCGTGGCCGACCCGGAAGGCCGCGTCGCCGGGATCTATCGCTCGATCGCGCGCAAGGTGGCGATTCGCATCGCCGAGCGCGCGCGCGACATGACGTCGAAGTTTCCCAGTATCGTCGTGCAGAACACCTGA
- a CDS encoding arginine/lysine/ornithine decarboxylase translates to MKFRFPVVIIDEDFRSENISGSGIRALAEAIEKEGAEVLGLTSYGDLTSFAQQSSRASCFILSIDDDELLPYVDNVVVEGETPELAAAIVALRAFVTEVRRRNADIPIFLYGETRTSRHLPNDILRELHGFIHMFEDTPEFVARHIIRETKVYLDSLAPPFFKELVQYADEGSYSWHCPGHSGGVAFLKSPLGQMFHQFFGENMLRADVCNAVDELGQLLDHTGPVAASERNAARIFSADHVFFVTNGTSTSNKIVWHGTVAPGDIVLVDRNCHKSILHAITMTGAIPVFLTPTRNNFGIIGPIPRSEFEPENIRKKILANPFAREALAKNPNLKPRILTITQSTYDGVIYNVEMIKEMLGDWLDTLHFDEAWLPHAEFHEFYQDMHAIGAGRPRIGALVFATHSTHKLLAGISQASQIVVQDSKNSRFDKHRFNEAYLMHTSTSPQYAIIASCDVAAAMMEAPGGPALVEESIAEALDFRRAMTKVDAEYGDDWFFKVWGPDQFAEEGIGSREDWMLRPNDAWHGFGPLAEGFNMLDPIKATIVTPGLDMDGGFGESGIPAAIVTKYLAEHGIIVEKTGLYSFFIMFTIGITKGRWNSMVTELQQFKDDYDNNQPLWRVLPEFVSHHPMYERVGLRDLCEQIHSVYRANDIARLTTEMYLSSMEPAMKPSDAFAKLAHREIDRVPIDELEGRVTSILLTPYPPGIPLLIPGERFNRTIVSYLRFAREFNERFPGFHTDIHGLVGETINGRIEYFVDCVRA, encoded by the coding sequence ATGAAGTTTCGTTTTCCCGTCGTCATCATCGACGAAGATTTCCGCTCCGAGAACATCTCGGGTTCCGGCATCCGGGCTCTCGCCGAAGCTATCGAGAAAGAAGGCGCGGAAGTGCTCGGGTTGACGAGCTACGGCGATCTCACGTCGTTCGCGCAGCAGTCGAGCCGCGCGTCGTGTTTCATTCTGTCGATCGACGACGACGAACTGCTGCCCTACGTCGACAACGTGGTAGTGGAAGGCGAGACGCCCGAGCTGGCCGCGGCGATTGTCGCGCTGCGGGCGTTCGTCACTGAAGTGCGCCGCCGCAACGCGGATATTCCGATTTTCCTGTACGGCGAAACGCGCACGTCGCGTCACCTGCCTAACGACATCCTGCGTGAACTGCATGGTTTCATCCACATGTTCGAGGACACGCCGGAGTTCGTCGCGCGCCATATCATCCGCGAAACCAAGGTGTATCTGGACTCGCTCGCGCCGCCGTTCTTCAAGGAACTGGTGCAGTACGCGGACGAGGGTTCGTATTCGTGGCACTGCCCCGGACACTCCGGCGGCGTCGCGTTCCTGAAGAGTCCGCTTGGCCAGATGTTCCACCAGTTCTTCGGCGAAAACATGCTGCGCGCCGACGTGTGCAACGCAGTCGACGAGCTCGGCCAGCTGCTCGACCACACCGGTCCGGTGGCCGCCTCCGAGCGCAACGCCGCGCGCATTTTCAGCGCCGACCACGTGTTCTTCGTGACCAACGGCACGTCCACGTCGAACAAGATCGTCTGGCATGGCACCGTCGCACCGGGCGACATCGTGCTGGTGGACCGCAACTGCCACAAGTCCATCCTGCACGCGATCACGATGACCGGCGCGATTCCGGTGTTTCTGACGCCCACGCGCAACAATTTCGGCATCATCGGGCCGATTCCGCGCAGCGAGTTCGAGCCGGAAAACATCAGGAAGAAAATTCTCGCCAACCCGTTCGCCCGTGAAGCGCTCGCGAAAAATCCGAATTTGAAGCCGCGTATTCTGACGATCACGCAAAGCACCTATGACGGCGTGATCTACAACGTCGAGATGATCAAGGAAATGCTCGGCGACTGGCTCGACACGCTGCATTTCGACGAAGCCTGGCTGCCGCATGCCGAGTTCCACGAGTTCTACCAGGACATGCATGCGATCGGCGCGGGCCGTCCGCGGATTGGCGCGCTGGTGTTCGCCACGCACTCCACGCACAAGCTGCTGGCCGGCATTTCGCAGGCGTCGCAGATCGTCGTGCAGGACTCGAAGAACAGCCGCTTCGACAAGCACCGCTTCAACGAAGCGTATCTGATGCACACGTCCACGAGCCCGCAGTACGCGATCATCGCCTCTTGTGACGTTGCCGCGGCGATGATGGAAGCGCCCGGCGGCCCGGCGCTCGTGGAGGAGTCCATTGCGGAAGCGCTGGATTTCCGCCGCGCGATGACTAAGGTCGACGCCGAATATGGCGACGACTGGTTCTTCAAGGTGTGGGGCCCGGACCAGTTCGCCGAGGAAGGCATTGGTTCGCGGGAGGACTGGATGCTGCGCCCGAACGACGCGTGGCATGGCTTCGGCCCCCTCGCCGAGGGCTTCAACATGCTCGATCCGATCAAGGCGACGATCGTCACGCCGGGTCTGGACATGGACGGCGGCTTCGGCGAGTCGGGCATTCCGGCCGCCATCGTCACGAAGTATCTGGCCGAACATGGGATCATCGTGGAGAAGACGGGGCTCTACTCGTTCTTCATCATGTTCACGATCGGCATCACGAAGGGCCGCTGGAACTCGATGGTCACCGAACTCCAGCAGTTCAAGGACGACTACGACAACAATCAGCCGCTGTGGCGCGTGCTGCCTGAGTTCGTCTCGCATCATCCCATGTACGAGCGCGTCGGCTTGCGCGATCTGTGCGAGCAGATCCACAGCGTGTACCGTGCCAACGACATCGCGCGTCTCACGACCGAGATGTATCTGTCGAGCATGGAGCCGGCGATGAAGCCTTCGGATGCGTTCGCGAAGCTCGCGCATCGCGAGATCGACCGGGTGCCGATCGACGAACTCGAAGGCCGCGTCACGTCCATTCTGCTCACGCCGTATCCGCCGGGCATTCCATTGCTGATCCCGGGCGAGCGCTTCAACAGGACCATCGTCAGCTATCTGCGTTTCGCGCGCGAGTTCAACGAGCGCTTTCCGGGCTTCCATACGGACATCCACGGGCTCGTGGGCGAAACGATCAACGGGCGCATCGAATATTTCGTCGATTGCGTGCGCGCCTGA
- a CDS encoding OmpA family protein, which translates to MNAKIMTRLAVFAVAGSLLAGCASQQGTNTAVGTGVGAGTGAALGAIFGGGKGAAIGAGVGAAVGGITGYNWQAIHNKLSGATKGTGTQITEQPDGSLKLNIPSSVTFDTNSYAVKPSFAPVLDQLAQTMQQNPELIAQVVGHTDSTGQPAYNQTLSVNRAQSVTGYLAQRGVAPQRLSAQGMGQTQPIADNNTEAGRAANRRVEIYLRATAQHATQ; encoded by the coding sequence ATGAATGCAAAAATCATGACTCGCCTGGCTGTTTTTGCTGTTGCTGGCTCTTTGCTGGCAGGCTGCGCATCGCAACAGGGCACCAACACGGCAGTCGGCACCGGCGTAGGCGCCGGCACGGGCGCCGCACTGGGCGCGATTTTCGGCGGCGGCAAGGGCGCGGCGATCGGCGCCGGCGTCGGCGCTGCGGTGGGCGGCATTACCGGCTACAACTGGCAGGCGATTCACAACAAACTGTCGGGCGCCACCAAGGGCACCGGCACGCAGATCACGGAGCAGCCGGACGGCTCGCTCAAGCTGAACATTCCGAGTTCGGTCACGTTCGACACCAACAGCTACGCGGTCAAGCCGTCGTTCGCGCCGGTGCTGGACCAGCTGGCGCAAACCATGCAGCAGAATCCGGAGTTGATCGCTCAGGTGGTCGGCCATACGGACAGCACGGGCCAGCCGGCGTATAACCAGACGCTGTCGGTCAATCGCGCGCAAAGCGTAACCGGCTACCTCGCGCAACGCGGCGTCGCGCCGCAGCGCCTGTCGGCACAAGGCATGGGTCAGACCCAGCCGATCGCCGACAACAATACCGAAGCCGGCCGCGCCGCGAACCGTCGCGTGGAAATCTATCTGCGCGCCACGGCTCAGCACGCCACGCAGTAA
- the metG gene encoding methionine--tRNA ligase — MSAPATDLSAGAPSGRRQILVTSALPYANGQIHIGHLVEYIQTDIWVRTLRMHGHEVYYVGADDTHGTPIMLRAEKEGLTPRQLIERVWLEHKRDFDSFGISFDNYYSTDSEENRVLSENVYLALKEAGLIEARDIEQAYDPVKEMFLPDRFIKGECPKCGAKDQYGDSCEVCGSTYQPTDLINPYSVVSGATPIRKTSTHYFFRLSDPRCENFLREWVGGLAQPEATNKMREWLGEAGEAKLADWDISRDAPYFGFEIPGAPGKYFYVWLDAPVGYYASFKNLAQKRGLDFDAWVRPGSKAEQYHFIGKDILYFHTLFWPAMLEFSGHRTPTNVFAHGFLTVDGAKMSKSRGTFITAQSVIDTGLNPEWLRYYFAAKLNSTMEDLDLNLDDFQARVNSDLVGKYVNIASRAAGFLIKRFDGRVQDSAMQHPLLVSLRAAVPQIAANYEAREYNRALRQTMDLADTVNAYVDTAKPWDQAKDPANAVALHETCSVSIEAFRLLSLALKPVLPKLAEAVEGFLGIEPLVWADANVPLTAARPINAYKHLMTRVDPKQIEALLGANRDSLQATPDAATAAAATSADAKNKAKAAKAAAAKEAEAPGVISIDDFAKIDLRIAKIVDCKAVEGSDKLLQLTLDVGEEKTRNVFSGIKSAYQPEQLIGKLTVMVANLAPRKMKFGLSEGMVLAASATDEKAEPGLYVLEPDSGAKPGMRVK; from the coding sequence ATGTCAGCACCCGCAACCGATCTTTCCGCAGGCGCGCCGTCAGGCCGTCGCCAGATTCTTGTCACGTCGGCTCTTCCGTATGCGAATGGGCAGATTCATATCGGCCATCTGGTCGAATATATCCAGACGGACATCTGGGTCCGGACGTTGCGAATGCACGGCCACGAGGTGTACTACGTGGGCGCCGACGACACGCACGGCACGCCGATCATGCTGCGCGCGGAGAAGGAAGGACTGACGCCGCGGCAGTTGATCGAACGCGTATGGCTGGAGCACAAGCGCGACTTCGACAGCTTCGGCATTTCATTTGACAATTACTATTCCACCGACTCCGAAGAGAACCGCGTTCTCAGCGAAAACGTCTATCTGGCGCTCAAGGAAGCGGGCCTGATCGAGGCGCGCGACATTGAACAGGCGTACGACCCGGTCAAGGAAATGTTCCTGCCCGACCGTTTCATCAAGGGCGAGTGCCCGAAATGCGGCGCGAAAGACCAGTACGGCGACAGTTGCGAAGTGTGCGGTTCGACTTACCAGCCCACGGATCTGATCAACCCGTACTCGGTGGTCTCAGGCGCCACGCCGATTCGTAAGACCTCGACGCACTACTTCTTCCGTCTGTCCGATCCGCGTTGCGAGAATTTCCTGCGCGAGTGGGTCGGCGGTCTCGCGCAACCGGAGGCCACCAACAAGATGCGCGAATGGCTCGGCGAGGCCGGCGAGGCGAAGCTCGCCGACTGGGACATTTCGCGCGACGCGCCCTATTTCGGCTTCGAAATTCCCGGCGCGCCGGGCAAGTACTTCTACGTGTGGCTGGACGCGCCGGTCGGCTACTACGCGAGCTTCAAGAACCTGGCGCAAAAGCGTGGGCTCGATTTCGACGCATGGGTCCGCCCGGGCTCGAAGGCGGAGCAGTACCACTTCATCGGCAAAGACATCCTGTATTTCCACACGCTGTTCTGGCCGGCCATGCTCGAATTCTCGGGCCACCGCACGCCGACCAACGTGTTCGCGCACGGTTTTCTTACCGTGGACGGCGCGAAAATGTCGAAGTCGCGCGGCACGTTCATCACCGCGCAAAGTGTGATCGACACGGGTCTGAATCCGGAATGGCTGCGCTATTACTTCGCGGCCAAGCTCAACAGCACGATGGAAGACCTCGACCTGAATCTCGACGACTTCCAGGCGCGCGTGAACAGCGATCTGGTCGGCAAGTACGTGAATATCGCGAGTCGCGCCGCCGGCTTCCTGATCAAGCGCTTCGACGGCCGCGTGCAGGACAGCGCGATGCAGCATCCGCTGCTCGTGTCGCTGCGCGCCGCCGTGCCGCAGATTGCCGCGAACTACGAGGCGCGCGAATACAACCGTGCGCTGCGTCAGACCATGGACCTGGCCGACACGGTCAACGCGTATGTGGACACCGCCAAGCCGTGGGATCAGGCGAAAGACCCGGCGAACGCGGTTGCGCTGCATGAAACGTGCAGCGTGAGTATCGAGGCGTTCCGCCTGTTGTCGCTCGCGTTAAAGCCGGTGCTGCCAAAGCTGGCGGAAGCGGTCGAAGGTTTCCTCGGCATCGAGCCGCTCGTGTGGGCAGACGCGAACGTGCCGCTCACCGCCGCGCGTCCGATCAACGCATACAAGCATCTGATGACGCGCGTCGATCCGAAGCAGATCGAAGCGCTGCTCGGCGCCAATCGCGATTCGCTGCAAGCCACGCCGGACGCCGCAACCGCCGCCGCAGCGACCTCAGCGGACGCGAAGAACAAGGCCAAGGCTGCCAAAGCGGCCGCCGCGAAAGAAGCGGAAGCGCCAGGCGTCATTTCGATCGACGACTTCGCGAAGATCGATCTGCGTATTGCGAAAATCGTCGACTGCAAGGCGGTCGAGGGGTCGGACAAGCTGCTGCAGCTCACGCTCGACGTGGGTGAAGAGAAAACGCGTAACGTTTTTTCGGGCATCAAGTCGGCGTATCAGCCCGAGCAGCTGATCGGCAAGTTGACCGTCATGGTCGCGAACCTCGCGCCGCGCAAAATGAAGTTCGGCCTGTCCGAAGGCATGGTGCTGGCCGCGTCGGCGACCGACGAGAAAGCCGAACCCGGTCTCTACGTGCTTGAACCGGATAGCGGCGCAAAGCCGGGCATGCGCGTCAAGTAA
- a CDS encoding bestrophin family ion channel: MIIRPHLHWFRMLLAWRGSVLPRLLPRLFLIFCISIVAVAAHDHLLPISLNLNSTAPFSLIGIALAVFLGFRNNASYDRWWEARKLWGQLLNDSRSLTRQALTLPVRQVPKEDIREFIAALSALPHALRHQLRKTDPRDDLAARLPQTLLERVMSSRHRPATLMLFLGEWVQRRAQAGELDPMAVVAIDRNLGALSDVIGGCERIASTPLPFAYSVMIHRTVYFFCASLPFGLVDSIGILTPVFAVFVAYTFMAHEAIASQIEEPFGTDDNDLALDMMSLFIEDAMRDLLGEPGLELPKPRDTGYILT, from the coding sequence ATGATCATCCGCCCCCATCTCCACTGGTTCCGCATGCTGCTGGCCTGGCGAGGCTCAGTCCTCCCGCGCCTGCTGCCGCGGCTATTTCTGATCTTCTGTATTTCCATCGTCGCCGTGGCGGCCCACGATCACCTGCTGCCCATCTCGTTGAACCTCAACTCCACCGCGCCCTTCTCCCTCATCGGCATCGCGCTGGCGGTCTTCCTCGGATTTCGCAACAACGCCAGCTACGACCGCTGGTGGGAAGCCCGCAAACTGTGGGGCCAGCTTCTGAACGATTCGCGCTCGCTCACTCGCCAGGCGCTCACGCTCCCTGTGCGGCAAGTGCCCAAAGAAGACATCAGGGAATTCATCGCGGCACTCAGCGCACTGCCGCACGCACTGCGCCATCAGCTTCGCAAAACCGATCCGCGCGATGACCTCGCGGCGCGCCTGCCCCAGACTCTGCTGGAACGCGTCATGTCGTCGCGCCACAGGCCCGCAACGCTCATGCTTTTTCTCGGTGAATGGGTTCAGCGTCGCGCGCAGGCAGGCGAACTCGATCCCATGGCCGTGGTTGCCATCGACCGCAATCTGGGTGCTTTATCGGATGTAATCGGCGGATGCGAGCGCATTGCGTCTACGCCGCTGCCGTTCGCGTACTCGGTGATGATCCACCGCACGGTCTACTTCTTCTGCGCGTCGCTGCCGTTCGGACTCGTCGACAGCATCGGCATACTCACACCGGTCTTCGCGGTGTTCGTCGCGTACACGTTCATGGCGCACGAAGCCATCGCGTCGCAAATCGAAGAACCCTTCGGCACCGACGACAACGACCTCGCGCTCGACATGATGTCGCTCTTCATCGAAGACGCCATGCGCGATCTGCTCGGCGAACCCGGTCTGGAACTGCCCAAGCCGCGCGACACGGGCTACATACTCACCTGA
- the dcd gene encoding dCTP deaminase, with protein MTIKSDKWIRRMAESHKMIEPFAPDQVRVSEDGRKIVSYGTSSYGYDIRCADEFKIFTNINSTIVDPKNFDEKSFVDFKGDVCIIPPNSFALARTVEYFRIPRSVLTVCLGKSTYARCGIIVNVTPFEPEWEGHVTLEFSNTTPLPAKIYANEGVAQVLFFESDEICETSYADRGGKYQGQHGVTLPRT; from the coding sequence ATGACCATCAAATCCGACAAGTGGATTCGGCGCATGGCCGAATCGCACAAGATGATCGAGCCGTTCGCGCCCGATCAGGTCCGCGTCTCAGAAGACGGCCGGAAGATTGTCAGCTACGGCACGTCGAGCTACGGTTACGACATCCGCTGCGCCGACGAATTCAAGATCTTCACCAACATCAACTCGACCATTGTCGATCCGAAGAACTTTGACGAGAAATCTTTTGTCGACTTCAAGGGCGACGTTTGCATCATCCCGCCGAACTCGTTCGCGCTTGCGCGCACAGTCGAATATTTCCGCATTCCGCGCAGCGTGCTGACCGTGTGTCTGGGCAAATCCACGTATGCGCGTTGCGGGATCATCGTCAACGTGACGCCGTTCGAACCGGAGTGGGAAGGGCACGTCACGCTCGAATTCTCAAACACGACACCTTTGCCTGCGAAGATCTACGCAAACGAAGGCGTCGCCCAGGTGCTGTTTTTTGAAAGCGACGAAATTTGTGAGACGTCGTACGCGGATCGCGGCGGCAAATATCAAGGTCAGCACGGCGTCACGTTGCCGAGGACGTAA
- a CDS encoding bifunctional transcriptional regulator/glucokinase yields MSTGVQTKAAPGAGQHADGPRLLADIGGTNARFALEYAPGEIGSVQVYPCADYPGVAEVIKKYLKDTKIGRVNHAAIAIANPVDGDQVSMTNHDWSFSIEATRRTLGFDTLLVVNDFTALAMALPGLNDAQRVQVGGGTRRPNSVIGLLGPGTGMGVSGLIPADDRWIALGSEGGHATFAPADEREDIVLHYARKKWPHVSFERVAAGPGIEVIYRALAGRDKKRVAANVDTIEIVRRALEGEPLAAESVDVFCGILGTFAGNIAVTLGALGGIYIGGGVVPRLGETFARSSFRKRFEAKGRFEAYLRNVPTYVITAEYPAFLGVSAILAEQLSNRAGGSSSAVFERIRQMRDALTPAERRVADLALNHPRSIINDPIVDIARKADVSQPTVIRFCRSLGCQGLSDFKLKLATGLTGTIPVSHSQVHLGDTATDFGAKVLDNTVSAILQLREHLNFEQVERAIDLLNGARRIEFYGLGNSNIVAQDAHYKFFRFGIPTIAYGDLYMQAASAALLGKGDVIVAVSKSGRAPELLRVLDVAMQAGAKVIAITSSNTPLAKRATVALETDHIEIRESQLSMISRILHLVMIDILAVGVAIRRAVPSADVAETVAKARQGADDDASAVLDWLSHGAASSAPE; encoded by the coding sequence ATGTCTACTGGTGTGCAAACTAAGGCTGCTCCGGGCGCGGGCCAGCATGCCGATGGACCCCGGCTGCTGGCCGACATCGGCGGCACCAATGCGCGCTTCGCACTGGAATACGCGCCGGGCGAAATCGGCTCCGTGCAGGTGTATCCATGCGCGGACTATCCGGGCGTAGCCGAAGTCATCAAGAAGTATCTGAAGGACACGAAGATTGGCCGTGTGAATCATGCGGCCATTGCGATTGCGAATCCGGTCGACGGCGATCAGGTGAGCATGACCAATCACGACTGGAGCTTTTCGATCGAAGCCACGCGCCGCACGCTCGGTTTCGACACGCTGCTGGTGGTGAACGACTTCACCGCGCTCGCCATGGCGCTTCCCGGTCTGAACGACGCGCAACGTGTGCAGGTGGGCGGCGGCACGCGCCGGCCGAACAGCGTGATCGGTCTGCTCGGACCGGGCACCGGCATGGGCGTGTCCGGCCTGATTCCTGCCGACGACCGCTGGATTGCGCTCGGCAGCGAAGGCGGCCACGCCACTTTCGCGCCGGCCGACGAGCGCGAGGACATCGTGCTGCACTATGCGCGCAAGAAGTGGCCGCATGTGTCGTTCGAACGCGTGGCGGCGGGGCCGGGCATCGAAGTGATTTACCGTGCGCTTGCGGGCCGCGACAAGAAGCGTGTGGCGGCGAACGTCGACACGATCGAGATCGTCAGGCGTGCGCTGGAGGGCGAGCCGCTCGCCGCCGAGTCCGTCGACGTGTTCTGCGGCATTCTCGGCACGTTCGCCGGCAATATCGCGGTGACGCTCGGCGCGCTGGGCGGCATCTATATTGGCGGCGGCGTCGTGCCGCGCCTGGGCGAAACGTTTGCCCGTTCGTCGTTCCGCAAGCGGTTCGAGGCCAAGGGCCGCTTTGAAGCGTATTTGCGGAACGTGCCGACGTATGTGATCACGGCCGAATACCCGGCATTTCTCGGCGTGTCGGCGATTCTGGCCGAGCAGTTGTCGAATCGCGCGGGCGGCAGTTCGTCGGCGGTGTTCGAGCGGATTCGCCAGATGCGCGACGCGTTGACGCCGGCCGAGCGCCGGGTGGCCGATCTCGCGCTGAATCATCCGCGTTCGATCATCAACGATCCGATCGTCGACATTGCCCGCAAGGCTGACGTCAGCCAGCCGACGGTGATCCGTTTCTGCCGTTCGCTCGGCTGCCAGGGCTTGTCCGATTTCAAGCTGAAACTGGCGACCGGTTTGACCGGAACGATTCCGGTGAGCCATAGCCAGGTGCATCTCGGCGACACCGCAACCGATTTCGGCGCGAAGGTGCTGGACAACACCGTGTCGGCCATCCTGCAACTGCGCGAGCATCTGAATTTCGAGCAGGTGGAGCGCGCGATCGATCTGTTGAACGGTGCACGGCGTATCGAGTTTTACGGGCTGGGCAATTCGAACATCGTCGCGCAGGATGCGCATTACAAGTTCTTCCGGTTTGGCATTCCGACGATTGCTTATGGCGATCTGTACATGCAGGCGGCGTCGGCGGCGTTGCTTGGAAAGGGCGATGTGATCGTGGCCGTGTCCAAGTCCGGGCGCGCGCCGGAGTTGTTGCGCGTTCTCGATGTTGCGATGCAGGCGGGGGCCAAGGTCATTGCGATCACGTCGAGCAATACGCCGCTGGCCAAGCGCGCCACGGTGGCGCTCGAGACGGATCACATCGAGATTCGCGAGTCGCAGTTGTCGATGATTTCGCGGATTCTGCATCTGGTGATGATCGACATTCTCGCGGTCGGCGTCGCGATTCGGCGCGCCGTGCCTAGCGCGGATGTGGCCGAGACGGTCGCCAAGGCGCGGCAGGGTGCTGATGATGATGCTAGTGCTGTGTTGGACTGGTTAAGTCATGGGGCGGCTTCTTCAGCGCCTGAATGA
- a CDS encoding superoxide dismutase family protein — protein MGKRIDGQAVHAFIVLTASSVLLCGCTAFLRPQEKRADAQLLPTVGNQARGLVTFIERSDGVQVTYNLAGLPPNSDHALQVHERGDCNAADGSSAGQVFAPAAERLKAGARVEGDLGNIHADSNGVATGFIVAPDVSLDGVRSVLQRAVLLHHDATDPYAYPQHGAGPALACGLIRQ, from the coding sequence ATGGGAAAACGAATCGACGGGCAGGCGGTGCATGCGTTCATCGTCCTGACTGCCAGCAGTGTGCTGTTATGCGGCTGTACCGCGTTCCTGAGACCACAGGAAAAACGCGCGGACGCGCAGTTGCTGCCCACCGTGGGCAATCAGGCGCGCGGGCTCGTCACGTTTATCGAGCGCTCGGACGGCGTCCAGGTCACCTACAATCTCGCGGGCTTGCCGCCCAATAGCGATCACGCGCTGCAGGTCCACGAGCGCGGCGATTGCAATGCTGCCGACGGCTCCAGCGCGGGCCAGGTGTTCGCGCCGGCCGCCGAGCGTCTGAAAGCGGGCGCGCGGGTCGAAGGCGATCTCGGCAATATTCACGCGGATTCCAATGGCGTCGCCACAGGTTTCATCGTGGCGCCCGATGTATCGCTCGACGGCGTCCGCTCGGTATTGCAGCGCGCGGTGCTGTTGCATCACGACGCAACCGACCCCTACGCGTATCCGCAGCACGGCGCGGGCCCCGCGCTTGCGTGCGGTCTGATTCGCCAGTGA